One Fusobacterium ulcerans DNA segment encodes these proteins:
- a CDS encoding threonine aldolase family protein — protein MISFKNDYSEGALPYIMEALLKTNMEQTVGYGEDEYTAQAVEAIKKSIKCDDCYVRLLVGGTQTNLLTIAHSLRPHEAVIAADTGHISVHEGGAIEATGHKVIELKTSGDGKLNVEIVRKSVDLHEDTHMVQPKMVYISNPTEIGTLYSKQELIDLYEYCKSRDLYLYIDGARLASALASEKNDLQLEDYPKYSDVFYIGGTKCGLLFGEALVIVNKELRKSQFIRITKQKGATLAKGRLLGVQFAELFKGDNYYQVGKHSNEMAMTLKKAFLDKGFELKTDSYTNQQFPIFPVEMIEEIGKKYRYEFWEKVDEKHSAIRFVTSWATKKEHVDEFLKDFEELCKKYK, from the coding sequence ATGATAAGTTTTAAGAATGACTACAGTGAAGGGGCATTGCCATATATAATGGAAGCTTTATTAAAAACAAATATGGAACAGACAGTTGGATATGGTGAAGATGAGTATACAGCTCAGGCTGTAGAAGCAATAAAGAAAAGCATCAAATGTGACGATTGTTATGTACGTCTTTTAGTAGGAGGGACTCAAACAAATCTGCTTACAATAGCTCATTCTTTACGTCCTCATGAGGCGGTAATAGCTGCTGATACAGGACATATAAGTGTGCATGAAGGTGGAGCAATAGAAGCTACTGGTCATAAAGTAATTGAATTAAAAACTTCTGGAGACGGAAAATTAAATGTGGAGATTGTAAGAAAATCAGTGGATCTTCATGAAGATACTCATATGGTTCAACCTAAAATGGTGTACATATCAAATCCTACAGAAATAGGAACTCTTTACAGTAAACAGGAACTTATTGATCTTTATGAATACTGCAAATCTAGGGATCTTTATTTATACATTGATGGAGCGAGATTAGCTTCAGCTCTGGCTTCTGAAAAAAATGATCTTCAGCTTGAAGACTATCCAAAATATTCAGATGTTTTCTATATTGGAGGAACAAAATGTGGACTTTTATTTGGAGAAGCTTTGGTTATAGTGAATAAAGAATTGAGAAAAAGTCAGTTTATACGTATCACAAAACAAAAAGGGGCTACTTTAGCAAAAGGAAGACTTTTAGGAGTACAGTTTGCTGAATTATTCAAAGGAGATAACTACTATCAAGTAGGAAAACACTCTAATGAAATGGCTATGACATTAAAAAAAGCATTTTTAGATAAAGGGTTTGAATTAAAAACAGATTCATATACAAATCAACAGTTTCCAATATTCCCAGTAGAAATGATAGAGGAAATAGGAAAAAAATACAGATATGAATTCTGGGAAAAAGTAGATGAAAAACATTCTGCTATACGTTTTGTAACATCTTGGGCAACTAAGAAAGAACATGTGGATGAATTTCTAAAAGATTTTGAAGAATTATGTAAGAAATATAAATAA
- a CDS encoding amidohydrolase, giving the protein MDIKKLAEKYDDYIIEQRRYFHQRPELSFEEKETTQALKKQLEDMGIEVTTFDDYYGLVGMIRGGKKSGKTVMLRADIDALPIEEHADVPFASTNGKMHACGHDCHMAMLLGAVKILNEIKDELDGDVKILFQSAEESCYGAKYYVEKGILDDVDAVFGMHIWGTLDAPYFNLEAGGRMASCDNFKITVKGTSAHGSAPHLGHDAIVAAASMIMNLQTFVSRMNDPLNTLVLSIGTFKGGQRFNIIPNYVEMEGTIRTYSRELRKKMEANIKAIIENVANIFGCQVELEYDAFPNPVINEHKDLNRLAHDAAVKLYGEESLTTMSKLTGSEDFAYFMDKVPGFFGFLGCANEEIGACYSNHNDKFKVDETVLHRGSALYAQFAVDFLAEKSKNEGGNK; this is encoded by the coding sequence ATGGATATAAAAAAACTTGCTGAAAAATATGATGATTATATCATTGAACAAAGAAGATATTTTCATCAACGCCCAGAACTTTCTTTTGAAGAAAAAGAAACTACTCAAGCCTTGAAAAAACAGCTTGAAGATATGGGAATAGAAGTTACTACTTTTGATGATTACTACGGTCTTGTAGGTATGATCCGTGGTGGAAAAAAATCAGGAAAGACTGTAATGCTCAGAGCTGATATAGATGCTCTTCCTATTGAAGAACATGCTGATGTTCCTTTTGCTTCTACAAATGGTAAAATGCACGCCTGCGGACATGACTGCCATATGGCTATGCTGTTAGGAGCTGTTAAAATATTAAATGAAATAAAAGATGAACTTGATGGAGATGTAAAAATATTATTCCAATCAGCAGAAGAATCTTGCTATGGAGCTAAATACTATGTAGAAAAAGGAATTCTTGATGATGTAGATGCTGTATTTGGTATGCACATCTGGGGAACTTTAGATGCTCCATATTTCAATCTGGAAGCTGGTGGAAGAATGGCTTCTTGTGATAACTTTAAAATAACTGTAAAAGGTACAAGTGCTCATGGCTCTGCTCCTCATCTAGGACATGATGCTATTGTAGCTGCTGCTTCAATGATTATGAATCTTCAAACTTTTGTAAGCAGAATGAATGATCCTCTAAATACTCTGGTACTTTCTATTGGTACTTTTAAAGGTGGTCAAAGATTCAATATAATTCCTAACTATGTAGAAATGGAAGGAACTATACGTACTTATTCAAGAGAATTAAGAAAGAAAATGGAAGCAAATATAAAAGCAATTATTGAAAATGTAGCCAATATTTTTGGCTGCCAAGTAGAATTGGAATATGATGCCTTCCCTAACCCTGTTATCAATGAGCACAAAGATTTAAACAGACTTGCTCATGATGCTGCTGTAAAATTATATGGTGAAGAATCTCTTACTACTATGTCTAAACTTACAGGATCAGAAGACTTTGCATATTTTATGGATAAAGTCCCTGGATTTTTTGGATTCTTAGGATGTGCAAATGAAGAGATAGGAGCTTGTTACTCTAACCACAATGACAAATTTAAAGTGGATGAGACTGTACTGCACAGAGGTTCTGCCCTATATGCTCAATTTGCAGTTGATTTCCTTGCTGAAAAATCTAAAAATGAGGGAGGGAATAAATAA
- a CDS encoding amidohydrolase: MLIKELSEKYNDYIIDRRRYYHQYPELTLQEIETTKSIIKDLKEIGIEDIKTFKDFHGCVGILKGGKPGKTVLLRADIDALPVLEKTELPFASKIEGKMHACGHDNHIAMLLGAAKILFDMKDEVAGTVKFLFQPAEELAVGAKAVVEQGVMDDVDACYGIHIWSMVDSPKINMEIGERMASCDNFKVTIKGFGSHGSAPHLGHDAIVAASAVIMGLQTIVSRINNPLNAAVVTIGVVDAGQRFNIIADKAVLEGTVRTFNKKFRMEIEGLIRQISEDIAAGYQCTAETEYSYLTGAVINEDQHLVDLAQNAVKKLYGEDGLAELEKMTGSEDFAYLMEKAPGVYGFIGARSAAIPGSEKSNHHECFTVDEAALQRGAAVAAQFAFDFLGGK; the protein is encoded by the coding sequence ATGTTAATCAAAGAACTTTCTGAAAAATATAATGACTATATTATAGATCGTAGAAGATATTACCATCAATATCCTGAACTTACTCTTCAAGAAATTGAAACTACAAAGTCTATAATCAAGGACTTAAAAGAAATAGGAATAGAAGATATTAAAACATTTAAAGATTTTCATGGATGTGTAGGAATATTGAAAGGTGGAAAGCCAGGTAAAACTGTTCTTTTACGTGCAGATATTGATGCTCTTCCTGTACTTGAAAAAACTGAGCTTCCTTTTGCTTCAAAAATTGAAGGAAAAATGCATGCTTGTGGTCATGATAATCACATAGCTATGCTGTTGGGAGCTGCTAAAATATTATTTGATATGAAAGATGAAGTAGCTGGAACTGTTAAATTCTTATTCCAGCCAGCAGAAGAACTTGCTGTAGGAGCAAAGGCTGTAGTTGAACAAGGTGTCATGGACGATGTTGATGCCTGCTATGGTATTCATATCTGGTCTATGGTAGATTCTCCAAAAATCAATATGGAAATTGGAGAGAGAATGGCTTCTTGTGACAATTTCAAAGTTACTATTAAAGGATTTGGATCTCACGGATCTGCTCCACATTTAGGACATGACGCTATTGTTGCTGCCAGTGCTGTTATAATGGGACTTCAAACTATTGTCAGCCGTATCAATAATCCATTGAACGCTGCTGTTGTTACTATTGGAGTAGTTGATGCTGGACAAAGATTTAATATAATTGCTGACAAAGCTGTATTAGAAGGAACTGTACGTACTTTCAATAAGAAATTCAGAATGGAAATTGAAGGACTTATCAGACAGATATCTGAAGATATAGCTGCTGGATATCAATGTACTGCTGAAACTGAGTACTCATATCTGACTGGTGCTGTTATCAATGAGGATCAGCATCTAGTTGATTTAGCTCAAAATGCAGTTAAAAAACTATATGGTGAAGATGGATTAGCTGAACTTGAAAAAATGACAGGTTCTGAAGATTTCGCCTACCTTATGGAAAAAGCTCCGGGAGTATATGGTTTCATTGGTGCTAGAAGTGCTGCTATCCCTGGTTCTGAAAAAAGTAACCATCACGAATGTTTCACAGTTGATGAAGCTGCTTTACAAAGAGGAGCAGCTGTTGCTGCACAATTTGCCTTTGACTTCTTAGGTGGAAAATAA
- a CDS encoding class I SAM-dependent methyltransferase translates to MIYNHPLFVLLYKNYDGKVFYLVTSEEVKYNRKKYMVGGKMKENKYDDEIFFEKYSQMDRSKKGLAGAGEWHELKKMLPDFKGKKVLDLGCGFGWHCIYAMEQGADSAVGIDISSKMLEEAKKKTKFSNVEYIQMPIEDINFEADSFDVVISSLAFHYVESFENICKKVNNCLVKGGEFIFSAEHPVFTAQGREDWYCDESGNILHWPVDSYYLEGKRESIFLGEKVVKYHKTLTTYLNTLLKTGFEITGIVEAQPSEEMLKIIPEMKDELRRPMMLLVSAKKK, encoded by the coding sequence ATGATTTATAATCATCCTCTTTTTGTATTGCTGTATAAAAATTATGATGGAAAAGTCTTTTATCTTGTAACCAGTGAAGAAGTAAAGTATAATAGAAAAAAGTATATGGTTGGAGGAAAAATGAAAGAAAATAAATATGATGATGAAATATTTTTTGAAAAATACAGTCAGATGGATAGATCAAAAAAGGGATTGGCAGGAGCAGGAGAATGGCATGAATTGAAAAAAATGCTTCCTGATTTTAAAGGGAAAAAAGTACTTGATTTAGGATGTGGATTTGGCTGGCATTGTATATATGCTATGGAGCAGGGGGCAGATTCAGCTGTTGGAATAGATATCTCTTCAAAAATGTTGGAAGAAGCAAAAAAGAAAACTAAATTTTCTAATGTAGAATACATACAAATGCCAATAGAGGATATTAATTTTGAAGCTGATTCTTTTGATGTCGTGATAAGTTCTTTAGCTTTTCATTATGTAGAATCTTTTGAAAATATATGTAAAAAAGTAAATAACTGTCTAGTAAAGGGTGGGGAATTTATATTTTCTGCTGAACATCCAGTTTTTACTGCTCAAGGTAGGGAAGACTGGTATTGTGATGAAAGTGGGAATATACTTCATTGGCCTGTAGACAGCTATTATTTAGAGGGAAAAAGAGAGTCGATTTTTTTAGGAGAAAAGGTAGTAAAATATCATAAGACATTGACTACTTATCTCAATACACTTTTAAAAACAGGATTTGAAATAACAGGGATTGTAGAAGCACAGCCATCAGAAGAGATGCTGAAAATAATTCCTGAAATGAAAGATGAACTTCGTCGTCCTATGATGCTTTTAGTATCAGCAAAGAAAAAGTAA
- a CDS encoding ferritin family protein — protein sequence MAKYRCKVCGEIITDESIDKCPVCKAGKDKWELVVEGTEKVWATEHIIGEGLACGDEEIIMGLRANFEGECTEVGMYLAMSRAADREGYPEIAEAYKRIAFEEAEHAAKFAELLGECVSASSEENLTKRVEAEYGATSGKFDLAKRAKMLGFDAIHDTVHEMAKDEARHGKAFVGLLNRYFGK from the coding sequence ATGGCAAAATACAGATGTAAAGTATGTGGAGAAATTATAACTGATGAGAGTATTGACAAATGTCCAGTATGTAAAGCAGGAAAAGACAAATGGGAATTAGTAGTAGAGGGAACTGAAAAAGTTTGGGCTACTGAGCATATAATCGGAGAAGGATTAGCTTGTGGAGATGAAGAAATCATAATGGGTCTAAGAGCTAACTTTGAAGGAGAATGTACAGAGGTTGGAATGTACTTAGCTATGTCTAGAGCTGCTGACAGAGAAGGATATCCAGAAATTGCTGAAGCTTACAAAAGAATAGCTTTCGAAGAAGCTGAGCATGCTGCTAAATTCGCTGAGTTATTAGGAGAATGTGTAAGTGCATCTTCAGAAGAAAACTTAACTAAGAGAGTTGAAGCTGAATATGGAGCTACATCAGGAAAATTCGATCTTGCTAAAAGAGCTAAAATGTTAGGATTTGATGCTATCCACGATACAGTTCATGAAATGGCTAAAGATGAAGCTAGACATGGAAAAGCATTTGTTGGGTTATTAAACAGATACTTTGGTAAATAA
- a CDS encoding SDR family NAD(P)-dependent oxidoreductase codes for MKNAVVTGATSGIGLAVTEKLIEMGYTVYGIGRNFDKAVSNEKFKKIVCDLTRVFDIEKTVKEIKKEGEIELLINCAGVGYFGPHEEINVNKIHNMITLNLEAPLVLTQLFLRELKKKRGTIINISSITAKKSSTYGCAYSATKAGLSHFSKGLFDEVRKTGVKVITIHPDITKTSFYNHLDFCQGDDENSYITPECVAGAVEMVLSQREGTVVTDITLQPQRHLINKKK; via the coding sequence ATGAAAAATGCTGTTGTAACAGGAGCTACATCAGGAATAGGATTAGCAGTAACAGAAAAATTAATAGAAATGGGGTATACTGTCTATGGAATAGGAAGAAATTTTGACAAGGCAGTATCAAATGAGAAATTTAAAAAAATAGTGTGTGATCTCACAAGAGTTTTTGATATAGAAAAAACTGTAAAAGAGATAAAAAAAGAAGGGGAGATAGAACTCCTTATAAACTGTGCAGGGGTTGGGTATTTTGGTCCTCATGAAGAGATAAATGTAAATAAAATACATAATATGATAACTCTTAATCTTGAAGCTCCTCTTGTTCTTACACAGCTTTTTTTGAGGGAATTGAAGAAGAAAAGAGGAACTATCATAAATATATCATCTATTACAGCTAAAAAATCAAGTACTTATGGGTGTGCTTATTCAGCAACAAAAGCGGGATTATCTCATTTTTCAAAAGGGCTTTTTGATGAAGTGAGAAAAACTGGAGTAAAAGTTATAACCATTCATCCAGATATTACAAAAACTTCATTCTATAATCACTTAGATTTTTGTCAGGGAGATGATGAAAATAGCTATATTACTCCTGAATGTGTAGCAGGAGCTGTAGAGATGGTTTTATCTCAAAGAGAGGGAACTGTAGTGACAGATATAACTCTTCAGCCGCAAAGGCATTTAATTAATAAAAAAAAATAA
- a CDS encoding SPL family radical SAM protein, which yields MKELEKKLLNSSFSHIYVEKEAFGYPLTKKILEKFPNSKIIELDTYKEIFSKGNQNFIMQKKSPKLILAVKKENYLYEGAKVCESFGNDNFYYTSSVINCIYNCEYCYLQGVYTSANIVIFVNIEDCFHEIEKILQEKSMYICISYDTDLLALEGITGLVEQWYDFVSKNRNLKIELRTKSSSIKALKNLKPLDNFILAWTLSPENFAVEHEKGAVSLEQRLKAAKEMLEKGWKVRICFDPVIYIENFEKEYGELVKRTFNELVSENILDVSIGTFRISKEYLKRMRKYRENSEILSYPFFCEEGIYSYYPQHIKKMIDFMKEETGKYIEDGKIFI from the coding sequence TTGAAAGAATTAGAAAAGAAATTATTAAACTCTAGTTTTTCACATATATATGTTGAAAAAGAAGCTTTTGGATATCCTCTCACTAAAAAAATATTGGAAAAATTTCCTAATTCTAAAATTATAGAATTAGATACATACAAAGAAATTTTTTCTAAAGGAAATCAAAATTTTATTATGCAAAAAAAATCGCCTAAACTTATACTCGCAGTAAAAAAAGAAAATTATCTCTATGAGGGAGCAAAGGTTTGTGAGAGTTTTGGGAATGATAATTTCTATTATACATCTTCTGTAATAAATTGCATTTATAATTGTGAGTATTGTTATTTACAGGGAGTGTATACCTCAGCTAATATAGTAATTTTTGTAAATATAGAGGACTGTTTTCATGAAATAGAAAAAATTCTTCAAGAAAAGTCCATGTATATATGCATTTCATATGACACAGATCTATTAGCACTGGAAGGGATTACAGGCTTAGTAGAGCAATGGTATGATTTTGTGAGTAAAAACCGCAATTTGAAAATAGAGCTGAGAACCAAAAGCAGCAGTATAAAGGCATTAAAAAATCTAAAACCGCTGGATAATTTTATACTTGCTTGGACACTTTCTCCAGAAAATTTTGCTGTAGAACATGAAAAAGGAGCAGTTTCTTTAGAGCAGAGATTGAAAGCCGCAAAGGAAATGCTGGAAAAAGGTTGGAAAGTAAGAATATGTTTTGATCCTGTAATATATATAGAAAATTTTGAAAAAGAGTATGGTGAACTTGTAAAAAGAACTTTTAATGAACTTGTTTCTGAAAATATTTTAGATGTAAGCATAGGAACATTCAGGATATCTAAGGAATATCTTAAAAGAATGAGAAAATATAGAGAAAATTCTGAAATATTATCTTATCCATTTTTCTGTGAAGAGGGGATATATAGCTATTATCCTCAACATATAAAGAAAATGATAGATTTTATGAAAGAAGAAACAGGAAAATATATAGAAGACGGAAAAATATTTATCTGA
- a CDS encoding spore photoproduct lyase has product MIYIAAALTAEARPLITYFKLKRDNKIKKYQIFKNEEITLIITGTGMMQGAIGTTYVLSRLNIGEQDIFVNLGVCGAVRDIFQVGDIVLCSKITNNGNGKSFYPDMLFKHKFKEGTLESFFHTVDKSMDSEIKGELVDMEGAGIYEAASLFFSQHQINIIKIVSDHLDSRGITPNKVSQLVENAIFKIKEWLDERKNININDKEIFTLKEKEAINKVEKNLRLTESMHYEFIEFMKYHKLKNKSIEDIILKYYNIEIKDKREGKINFERIRKEIIKL; this is encoded by the coding sequence ATGATATATATAGCGGCAGCTTTAACAGCAGAAGCCAGACCATTGATAACATATTTTAAACTAAAAAGAGATAATAAGATAAAAAAATACCAGATATTTAAAAATGAAGAAATTACATTAATAATAACTGGAACAGGAATGATGCAGGGGGCTATAGGAACAACCTATGTATTGAGTAGACTAAATATAGGGGAACAGGATATTTTTGTTAATTTAGGCGTGTGTGGAGCTGTGAGGGATATATTTCAGGTAGGAGATATAGTTCTGTGCAGTAAGATTACTAATAATGGAAATGGAAAAAGTTTTTATCCAGATATGTTATTTAAACATAAATTTAAAGAAGGAACTTTGGAAAGTTTCTTTCACACAGTAGATAAGAGTATGGATTCAGAAATAAAAGGAGAACTGGTAGACATGGAGGGAGCAGGGATATATGAAGCTGCTTCTCTTTTCTTTTCCCAACATCAGATAAATATAATAAAGATTGTATCTGATCATCTTGACAGCAGAGGGATTACACCAAATAAGGTCAGCCAGCTTGTAGAAAATGCAATCTTTAAAATAAAAGAATGGCTGGATGAGAGAAAAAATATTAATATCAATGATAAAGAAATTTTTACATTAAAAGAGAAAGAGGCTATAAATAAGGTAGAAAAAAATTTAAGGCTCACTGAAAGTATGCACTATGAATTTATAGAGTTTATGAAATATCATAAACTTAAAAATAAAAGTATTGAAGATATAATTTTAAAATATTACAATATTGAAATAAAAGATAAAAGAGAGGGGAAGATAAACTTTGAAAGAATTAGAAAAGAAATTATTAAACTCTAG
- a CDS encoding GNAT family N-acetyltransferase, translated as MIRKAEAKDLDRIMEIIKATIAEMKTYGNTQWDENYPQKQDFTGDIESVSLYVNEENGELYGFICANFVEPDEYKDIQWALDEKCLILHRMSINPKYRNQGTATKLIEFAEKIAKENGVNYIKTDTYSINKKMNALLLKLGYIHRGNMNFLGKEKEFYCYDKKL; from the coding sequence ATGATAAGAAAAGCAGAAGCAAAAGATTTAGATAGAATAATGGAGATAATAAAAGCTACAATAGCTGAAATGAAAACATATGGAAATACACAATGGGATGAAAATTATCCTCAGAAACAAGACTTTACAGGAGATATAGAAAGTGTTTCTCTTTATGTAAATGAGGAAAATGGAGAACTGTATGGATTTATATGTGCTAATTTTGTAGAGCCTGATGAGTACAAAGACATTCAATGGGCATTAGATGAAAAGTGTCTGATACTTCATAGAATGTCAATAAATCCTAAATATAGAAACCAAGGAACAGCTACAAAACTTATTGAATTTGCAGAAAAAATAGCTAAAGAAAATGGAGTAAACTATATAAAAACTGATACATACTCAATAAATAAAAAAATGAATGCTCTTTTATTGAAGCTTGGGTATATTCATAGAGGAAATATGAATTTCTTAGGAAAGGAAAAAGAATTTTATTGTTATGATAAAAAACTTTAA
- a CDS encoding MarR family winged helix-turn-helix transcriptional regulator, whose translation MKEIKKLNSHILRKIGTLSRAIHSTSDMKYRELSLQKGQFIFLTRICENQGINFIDLSKILTVDKSTTTKAVKKLIEAGYISKEQDEKDKREYKLYPTKKALEVYELIITEENRNIDICMEGLTKKEREIVENLLEKMSENAAKDWLKVKGGKE comes from the coding sequence GTGAAAGAGATAAAAAAATTAAACAGCCATATACTGAGAAAAATAGGAACTCTTTCAAGAGCCATACATTCCACAAGTGACATGAAATATAGAGAATTGTCTCTACAAAAAGGCCAGTTTATATTTCTTACAAGAATATGTGAAAATCAAGGAATAAATTTTATAGATCTATCTAAAATTCTTACTGTGGATAAAAGTACTACAACTAAAGCAGTAAAAAAATTAATAGAAGCTGGGTATATAAGCAAAGAGCAGGATGAAAAGGATAAGAGGGAGTATAAACTTTATCCAACTAAGAAAGCCTTAGAAGTATATGAACTAATAATCACTGAAGAAAATAGGAATATAGATATATGTATGGAAGGACTGACTAAAAAAGAAAGAGAAATTGTGGAGAATTTATTGGAAAAAATGAGTGAAAACGCAGCTAAAGACTGGCTGAAAGTAAAAGGAGGAAAAGAATGA
- a CDS encoding TrkH family potassium uptake protein translates to MNSKMVKYVIGYILKLEAGFMLVPLALSFFYKEGFKLNGAYLLTIILLIVSSFLLSRKIPEDQRIYTQEGMVIVSVSWIALSFFGSLPFVFSERIPSFIDAFFETVAGFTTTGASVIADIEIIEKSLLFWVGFSHFIGGMGILVLALAILPKSSNQSLYIMKAEVPGPSVGKMVAKISHNSKILYIMYICITIIMIILLRVGGMPLFDSVIHAFGTVSTGGANIKNSSVGFYNSTYIHFILGTGMLLCAVNFNLFYALILKNYKQVYRNEELRAYLLIIFMSIIIICINIYPFYQNNIYMVRDVFFTVSSIITTTGYSTVDFNTWPMFSKTVLMILTFVGGCAGSTTGGIKVSRIVIVFKKVMGEVKKVGTPNRVIAVKMDGKKIPEEMFSKISTYLVIYIFIFLGIMLLISMEFSDFTSAFSVVSATFNNIGTGVGTLGDTFDYSSLSNISKIVLSISMLLGRLEIFPVLILFSPKIYKNRNYF, encoded by the coding sequence ATGAATAGCAAAATGGTAAAATATGTAATAGGATATATTCTTAAATTAGAAGCGGGATTTATGCTTGTTCCACTTGCTCTTAGTTTCTTTTATAAAGAAGGATTTAAATTAAATGGAGCATACTTGTTGACGATCATACTTCTCATTGTTTCAAGTTTTCTTTTATCAAGAAAAATACCAGAAGATCAAAGAATATATACTCAAGAAGGAATGGTTATAGTTTCTGTTTCATGGATAGCTCTGTCTTTTTTTGGATCTCTTCCTTTTGTTTTCAGTGAACGGATTCCTTCTTTTATAGATGCTTTTTTTGAAACAGTAGCAGGATTTACAACAACAGGAGCTAGTGTTATAGCTGATATAGAAATAATAGAGAAATCACTTCTGTTTTGGGTTGGATTTTCTCATTTTATAGGTGGAATGGGAATACTGGTACTGGCTCTAGCTATACTGCCAAAGAGCAGCAATCAATCTCTTTACATAATGAAAGCTGAAGTGCCAGGGCCATCTGTTGGAAAGATGGTAGCTAAAATTTCTCATAACTCTAAGATATTATATATAATGTACATTTGTATAACTATTATAATGATTATCTTGTTGAGAGTGGGAGGTATGCCTCTTTTTGACTCTGTTATACATGCTTTTGGTACAGTGAGTACAGGAGGAGCAAATATAAAAAATAGTAGTGTAGGTTTTTATAATAGTACTTATATACATTTTATTCTGGGAACTGGAATGCTGCTCTGTGCTGTAAATTTTAATCTTTTTTATGCTTTGATTTTAAAAAATTATAAACAAGTTTACAGGAATGAGGAGTTAAGAGCCTATTTATTAATTATCTTTATGTCGATTATAATTATCTGTATAAATATTTATCCGTTCTATCAAAATAATATTTATATGGTGAGAGATGTATTTTTTACAGTTTCTTCAATTATTACAACAACAGGATATTCTACAGTAGATTTTAATACATGGCCTATGTTTTCAAAGACTGTTCTTATGATATTAACTTTTGTTGGAGGATGTGCTGGTTCTACAACTGGAGGAATAAAAGTTTCAAGAATTGTTATTGTATTTAAAAAGGTAATGGGAGAAGTTAAAAAAGTAGGAACTCCCAATAGAGTTATTGCAGTTAAAATGGATGGAAAAAAGATACCAGAGGAGATGTTTTCTAAGATATCAACATATCTTGTTATATACATATTTATATTTTTAGGAATTATGTTGCTCATATCAATGGAATTTTCTGATTTTACATCAGCCTTTAGTGTTGTTTCAGCAACATTTAATAATATAGGAACAGGAGTAGGAACACTTGGAGATACATTTGATTACTCTTCTCTCTCAAATATAAGTAAAATAGTATTATCAATTAGTATGTTATTAGGAAGATTAGAAATATTTCCTGTCTTAATACTTTTTTCCCCTAAAATATATAAAAATAGAAATTATTTTTAA